In Spirochaeta lutea, a single genomic region encodes these proteins:
- a CDS encoding FecR family protein, with product MKKLVLLVMLAGLLAGAPLFAQEGQLTDVTGKVEVRGQDGAWRPVSNGTVVALSDTISTGFNSSATLKLGSNNVLIKPLTRMVLDEYVEREGAVSTSLHLRVGSVRASVDSSRNIDQKFEVTSPYSTASVRGTEFDFNGLNLQVLAGIVALRLGPPRRPQGAPGPGTPLPQEPGAGDDGDSGDSGTGEGGGQGDGSGEPGEGEGAGEQQPSDSGDSGTPQQPGQDDGPTIIVGAGGQVVINNPGPRRGGRPDIRTGDQILNDNSNVSTDTSSVGRGGTTGGGDDQPQRPQSPRPTTGTVRVEWTWREE from the coding sequence ATGAAAAAACTTGTGTTATTAGTAATGCTTGCGGGACTCCTTGCCGGGGCCCCGCTGTTTGCCCAAGAGGGACAGCTGACGGATGTCACCGGCAAGGTGGAGGTTCGTGGGCAGGATGGTGCCTGGCGCCCGGTGAGCAACGGTACGGTGGTTGCCCTGTCGGATACCATCTCTACGGGATTCAATTCCTCTGCCACCCTCAAACTGGGTTCGAACAATGTTCTTATCAAACCCCTCACCAGAATGGTTCTGGATGAATACGTTGAACGGGAAGGAGCAGTTTCCACGAGTCTACACCTCCGGGTCGGTTCTGTACGGGCTTCGGTGGACAGCTCCAGGAATATAGATCAGAAATTTGAGGTAACCAGTCCCTATTCTACCGCCTCTGTCCGGGGAACTGAGTTTGATTTCAACGGCCTTAACCTCCAGGTGCTGGCCGGGATTGTGGCCCTGCGTCTGGGGCCACCCCGACGGCCCCAAGGGGCTCCGGGACCCGGTACTCCACTGCCCCAGGAACCGGGAGCGGGTGATGATGGAGATTCCGGCGATTCCGGTACCGGCGAGGGCGGCGGCCAGGGTGATGGTTCTGGTGAGCCCGGCGAGGGCGAAGGCGCGGGTGAACAACAGCCCAGTGATTCCGGTGACTCAGGAACCCCACAGCAACCCGGCCAGGATGATGGCCCGACCATCATTGTTGGTGCCGGAGGGCAGGTTGTAATAAACAACCCGGGGCCCCGCCGGGGCGGAAGGCCTGACATTCGGACGGGGGATCAGATTCTCAATGATAATTCAAATGTATCCACCGACACATCCAGTGTAGGGAGGGGCGGAACCACCGGGGGCGGTGATGATCAACCCCAGCGGCCCCAAAGTCCCCGGCCGACCACCGGAACGGTCCGGGTAGAGTGGACCTGGAGGGAGGAATAG
- a CDS encoding alginate export family protein, protein MKRILFSVICLLVLGVPAFSEIGLSLDLGTGMRFDKSEFTPSTKATFFLNESASEALNFDLRLGFNGAWTAGLDVPEADPIHPLLYLSIDSLALSGQTYSSESGDGFSYRVGRFAHSEPSGRVFSGTLDGFSLGFETGAVTTGITLGYTGLVFKNASGIMMSYADLLRAGDSTKILGSPRVIGAVRMALPPLANQSITLHALIQEDLTALTDGQAPESAIRNEDGSLITEGDPVQSFKGGSLNTFYAGLGVRGPILPTLYYNAGMVYGGGSVLSNNGQDVYKNAALHSLGLYGRLSFFTPQFLSGAYNLVVSYASGDADTESVWGVNGTGSASQFTPVAGPSFGMVFSPAFSNLLVIQLDGGIKPFQNLRFLGSDKLQMQLKLFGFIRPTLGAVSETDIVVGDGHNYLGTEADLMINYRPFSDLGISLGTGLFFGNTESFVVDGEGAVVSAVRAALRLDVSFTM, encoded by the coding sequence ATGAAACGGATACTTTTTTCAGTGATCTGCCTTTTAGTACTTGGGGTTCCGGCCTTCTCGGAGATCGGTCTTTCCCTGGATCTCGGAACGGGGATGCGTTTCGATAAATCTGAGTTTACCCCTTCAACCAAGGCGACCTTTTTCCTGAACGAATCCGCCAGCGAGGCACTGAACTTTGACCTGCGTCTGGGGTTCAACGGTGCCTGGACGGCCGGGCTGGATGTCCCTGAAGCGGATCCGATCCACCCCCTCCTATACCTGAGCATCGATTCTCTGGCCCTTTCGGGGCAAACCTATTCCTCAGAATCCGGGGATGGTTTTTCCTACCGTGTCGGGCGGTTCGCCCATAGCGAACCCTCGGGCCGGGTTTTCTCCGGAACACTGGACGGGTTCTCCCTGGGGTTTGAAACCGGGGCAGTGACCACGGGGATAACCCTGGGATACACGGGGCTTGTCTTCAAGAATGCTTCCGGCATCATGATGAGCTATGCTGATCTGCTCCGGGCCGGAGACAGCACCAAGATTTTAGGGTCACCCCGGGTTATCGGGGCGGTCCGGATGGCGCTCCCACCCCTGGCAAATCAGAGTATTACCCTTCATGCCTTAATCCAGGAGGATTTGACGGCCTTGACGGACGGTCAGGCTCCCGAGAGCGCCATTCGAAATGAAGACGGCAGCCTTATAACCGAGGGCGATCCGGTGCAATCATTCAAGGGCGGTTCTCTTAACACCTTCTACGCCGGCCTGGGAGTCAGGGGGCCGATTCTTCCCACCCTGTACTACAATGCCGGGATGGTCTACGGGGGCGGTTCGGTGCTCTCCAATAACGGCCAGGATGTCTATAAAAATGCGGCCCTGCATAGCCTTGGACTATACGGACGCTTGAGTTTCTTTACTCCCCAGTTTCTGAGCGGGGCGTACAATCTTGTGGTTAGTTATGCCAGCGGTGATGCAGATACCGAATCGGTCTGGGGAGTAAACGGCACGGGGTCAGCAAGCCAGTTTACCCCCGTAGCAGGTCCGAGTTTCGGTATGGTCTTCTCGCCGGCCTTTTCAAACCTTCTGGTTATCCAACTGGACGGAGGAATTAAACCCTTCCAAAACCTGAGGTTCCTGGGCTCTGATAAGCTGCAGATGCAATTGAAGCTCTTCGGGTTTATCCGGCCGACCCTCGGGGCGGTTTCTGAAACCGACATCGTTGTGGGCGACGGTCACAACTATCTCGGGACTGAGGCCGATCTTATGATTAATTACCGACCGTTTTCCGATCTTGGAATCTCCCTGGGTACAGGCTTGTTTTTCGGAAACACAGAATCGTTTGTAGTGGATGGGGAGGGCGCAGTAGTCTCGGCTGTCCGAGCGGCCCTTCGCCTCGATGTTTCTTTTACCATGTAA
- a CDS encoding CHASE2 domain-containing protein: MKLRIKAELIIPFIIIGIVALFGFTRFFSMFDGLTYNAFLGSKEQIAERPELILVDVDDRAVEMAGSWPMRRSIFGRALLVMRELGARTAVFDIEYVDASQRGINADYLDTELPRIFNHEFESLQSNTRALIEALSQGYIPPEDAQEYLPDLRADAQNRKETLLKSIEGVVIDNDEYLGRAAAFFQDSFFTINMFNIPTPVLPEDEELAFLIETSIPLEGITVVDDSRIPRRNSMNPTIYPVLSRAAGAGFPNVIIDSDGIRRRINLIYKFQDRYYGQLAFRPLLDYLGNPEITIYKDKIVLSAVKDPRGSLGETVTIPLAPDGTMLINWLHTPYVESFTHLPFGELMLHDQLFTLLIRNLDARRDWGYLQAHQGQTPLGDFLNYWHSLILEMESAPDQLDAQGVYEIREQFLAEVASLLQPETRRALESSIEEVYAAGNLPEEDYQVLRQDIPQWFEATAEVLRDLNASRQRLTEYLDGAFAIIGHTATATTDIGVNPFHGEYMNVGTHASIANTILNNRFLDQTPDWVGLLIAALICIPYGIVASNLDSKKILILGIILLTILVVALLVFFILTGIYPDSARVILAFFLTFITTSIVKFFSTEREKSFLRKAFSHYLSTDVIKEIVSNPERLKLGGDKKVLTAIFTDVRGFSTISEKLDPVDLVKLLNRYLGAMSDIILDMNGTIDKYEGDAIISFFGAPIDIPDHADRACLSAVRMKRLEQQLNQEFQAQGMSPDHLLTRIGINTGEMVVGNMGTEKKMDYTIMGNHVNLAARLEGVNKLYGTWILTSEATKTACTSDLVFRKLDRVRVVGIKEPVRLYEVVEERDHLDGQLSEILPAYHRAFDLFEAKDWEAARKGFAQILSKAPEDGPSKLYLERCEKFISSPPKADWDGVFNMTTK; the protein is encoded by the coding sequence ATGAAGCTTCGAATCAAGGCCGAGTTGATCATCCCGTTCATTATTATAGGTATTGTCGCCCTCTTTGGATTTACCCGGTTTTTCTCCATGTTTGACGGCCTTACCTACAACGCCTTTCTCGGGAGCAAGGAACAGATTGCAGAGAGACCGGAGCTTATTCTGGTGGATGTTGACGACCGGGCTGTAGAGATGGCCGGCTCCTGGCCCATGCGGCGTTCTATCTTCGGCAGGGCCCTGCTGGTCATGCGGGAACTCGGGGCCAGAACCGCGGTTTTTGATATTGAGTACGTTGACGCCAGTCAGCGGGGAATCAACGCAGACTACCTGGACACCGAGCTGCCGCGGATCTTCAACCATGAGTTTGAAAGCCTGCAGTCCAATACCCGGGCGCTCATCGAGGCCTTGAGCCAGGGGTATATTCCCCCGGAAGATGCCCAGGAGTACCTGCCCGATCTGCGGGCGGATGCCCAGAACCGTAAAGAAACTCTCTTAAAGAGCATCGAAGGGGTGGTGATTGATAATGACGAGTATCTTGGTAGGGCGGCAGCCTTCTTCCAGGATTCATTCTTCACGATTAATATGTTCAACATACCCACGCCGGTCCTTCCCGAGGACGAAGAACTGGCATTCCTTATCGAAACATCCATTCCCCTGGAGGGAATTACAGTGGTGGATGATTCCCGGATTCCCCGGCGGAACAGCATGAATCCCACCATCTATCCGGTTCTGAGCCGGGCCGCGGGAGCTGGATTTCCTAACGTTATCATCGATTCCGACGGCATCCGCCGGCGGATTAATCTCATCTACAAATTCCAGGACCGCTACTACGGACAGCTGGCCTTCCGCCCCCTCCTGGACTACCTGGGAAACCCGGAAATCACCATCTATAAGGATAAAATCGTCCTCTCGGCTGTGAAGGATCCCCGGGGCAGCCTGGGGGAAACCGTTACCATTCCCCTGGCCCCCGACGGCACCATGCTCATAAACTGGCTTCACACCCCCTACGTGGAAAGCTTTACCCACCTTCCCTTCGGAGAGTTGATGCTGCACGATCAGCTCTTTACCCTGCTCATCAGGAACCTTGACGCCCGCAGGGATTGGGGCTATCTCCAGGCTCATCAGGGGCAGACCCCCCTGGGGGATTTCCTGAATTATTGGCACAGCCTCATTCTGGAGATGGAATCCGCCCCGGACCAGCTGGACGCCCAGGGCGTGTATGAGATTCGGGAACAGTTCCTCGCCGAGGTAGCCAGCCTGCTCCAGCCCGAAACGCGCCGGGCTCTGGAGTCCAGCATCGAGGAGGTTTACGCAGCGGGGAATCTACCAGAAGAGGATTATCAGGTTCTCCGCCAGGATATTCCCCAGTGGTTTGAGGCTACCGCTGAGGTTCTAAGGGATTTAAATGCCTCCCGCCAGCGCTTAACCGAATACCTGGACGGTGCATTCGCCATCATCGGTCACACCGCCACGGCGACCACCGATATCGGGGTGAACCCCTTCCACGGCGAATACATGAACGTCGGTACCCACGCGTCCATAGCCAATACTATTTTGAACAACCGCTTCTTAGACCAGACACCGGATTGGGTCGGACTACTTATTGCCGCCCTGATCTGTATTCCCTACGGGATCGTTGCATCGAATCTGGATTCCAAAAAAATCCTGATCCTGGGAATCATCCTTCTGACCATCCTGGTGGTGGCCCTGCTGGTATTCTTTATCCTGACGGGCATCTACCCCGATAGCGCCCGGGTGATTCTGGCCTTCTTCCTGACCTTCATTACCACCAGCATCGTGAAGTTTTTCTCCACAGAGCGCGAGAAGAGCTTCCTGCGGAAGGCCTTTTCCCACTACCTGTCAACGGATGTTATTAAGGAGATTGTATCAAATCCCGAACGCCTGAAGCTCGGGGGAGATAAAAAGGTGCTCACGGCCATATTCACCGATGTACGGGGGTTCTCCACTATCTCCGAGAAACTTGACCCCGTGGATCTGGTTAAGCTCCTGAACCGCTACCTGGGTGCCATGAGCGATATCATCCTGGATATGAACGGAACCATCGATAAATACGAGGGAGACGCCATTATCTCCTTCTTCGGCGCCCCCATTGATATTCCCGATCATGCGGACCGGGCCTGCCTCTCCGCAGTACGGATGAAACGCCTGGAGCAACAACTAAACCAGGAATTTCAAGCCCAGGGTATGAGCCCGGACCATCTCCTGACCCGGATCGGTATAAACACCGGTGAAATGGTAGTGGGTAACATGGGAACCGAAAAGAAGATGGACTACACCATCATGGGGAACCACGTGAACCTGGCCGCCCGGTTAGAGGGGGTAAATAAGCTTTACGGCACCTGGATCCTTACCAGCGAAGCCACCAAGACTGCATGCACTTCCGACCTAGTGTTCCGAAAACTGGACCGAGTCCGGGTAGTGGGCATTAAGGAACCCGTCCGCCTCTACGAGGTAGTGGAGGAACGGGACCACCTCGACGGCCAGCTGTCCGAGATTCTCCCGGCATACCATAGGGCCTTCGACCTCTTTGAAGCCAAGGACTGGGAGGCCGCCCGGAAGGGGTTCGCCCAGATCCTATCCAAGGCCCCGGAAGACGGCCCGAGCAAGCTGTACCTGGAACGCTGTGAAAAATTCATCTCCTCCCCACCGAAGGCTGACTGGGACGGGGTTTTCAACATGACAACCAAGTAG
- a CDS encoding M28 family metallopeptidase: protein MARKLCIILAILVTFFSPLMAGPQNESVTLPSAVPAGREPDLDGDSLGESLRRLSSPEMEGRLTGSAGNARAGRWLAEELSKAGLKPLPGRGDFYLPYPQPVLRERTPSVVEIFPKGSGAGTSLSAGVDYQVLVRKGVRLRADIEARVVTLEASSVSPGWVRENRDAVLLIHARDFEAIVHNTPVMQALFHEEHSPRGIILAMPAGMNSLPRGVFLTEESYPEVGPVFIQVSHRASEVFSQGEGTRVRISVHQEVAVQEAVNIGGAIPGGDGDLPPIILSAHFDGQGRLGSEVLYPGAIDNASGTALVLELARSLSENRAGVGKSSGNDLPSRPVWILFFNGEEQGLLGSRAFAGALAGRAGPGVWVVNIDMVAHSNKTALTLASAPGSGELLRELTAALTPPLADLSMALNTMEGGLSDHGSFGSESPVPGSQAVTLVQAPYPGMHSPQDIPGNLKPGVARALFLALVQWMNQ, encoded by the coding sequence ATGGCTCGAAAACTATGCATAATCCTGGCAATTTTAGTTACCTTTTTCAGTCCCCTGATGGCGGGGCCTCAGAATGAATCCGTCACCCTGCCTTCCGCCGTCCCGGCCGGGCGGGAACCGGACCTGGATGGTGACAGCCTCGGGGAATCCCTGAGGCGGCTTTCCTCCCCGGAAATGGAGGGTCGCCTAACCGGGAGCGCTGGCAATGCCCGGGCAGGTCGGTGGCTTGCCGAGGAACTTTCCAAGGCTGGGCTGAAGCCCCTGCCCGGCCGTGGGGATTTTTATCTTCCCTACCCTCAGCCCGTTCTCCGGGAGAGGACGCCGAGCGTGGTGGAGATTTTTCCCAAGGGTTCGGGTGCCGGGACCAGTCTGTCCGCCGGAGTGGATTACCAGGTGCTGGTCCGCAAGGGCGTCCGGCTGAGGGCAGATATTGAGGCCCGGGTCGTCACCCTGGAAGCCTCCTCAGTCAGTCCGGGGTGGGTTCGGGAGAACCGGGATGCGGTACTACTCATCCACGCCCGTGACTTTGAGGCCATTGTCCACAATACACCGGTCATGCAGGCCCTCTTCCATGAGGAACACAGCCCGAGAGGAATCATCTTGGCCATGCCCGCGGGTATGAACAGCCTTCCCCGGGGGGTGTTTTTAACCGAAGAGTCCTATCCCGAGGTTGGTCCGGTTTTTATCCAGGTAAGCCACCGAGCCTCCGAGGTATTCTCCCAGGGGGAAGGAACCAGGGTCCGGATATCCGTGCATCAGGAGGTCGCGGTGCAAGAGGCGGTAAATATTGGAGGGGCCATACCCGGGGGAGACGGGGATCTGCCGCCGATCATCCTGTCGGCTCATTTCGACGGTCAGGGCCGGCTCGGCTCTGAGGTTTTGTATCCCGGGGCTATCGATAACGCCTCGGGAACCGCCCTGGTGCTGGAGTTGGCGCGAAGCCTTTCAGAAAACCGTGCCGGAGTGGGCAAGTCCTCCGGGAATGATTTACCGAGCCGTCCGGTTTGGATTCTCTTTTTTAACGGGGAGGAACAGGGGCTGCTGGGGTCCCGGGCCTTTGCCGGAGCGCTGGCAGGACGGGCAGGACCCGGTGTATGGGTCGTAAACATCGATATGGTGGCCCATTCCAACAAGACCGCCCTAACCCTGGCATCGGCCCCGGGTTCCGGGGAATTGCTTCGGGAGCTCACGGCGGCTCTGACCCCACCCCTGGCAGATCTGTCTATGGCGCTGAACACCATGGAAGGCGGACTAAGCGACCATGGGAGCTTCGGCTCGGAGAGTCCCGTACCCGGAAGCCAAGCCGTAACCCTGGTGCAGGCCCCCTATCCGGGAATGCACAGCCCCCAGGATATCCCCGGAAATCTGAAGCCCGGGGTTGCCCGGGCACTCTTTTTAGCCCTGGTACAGTGGATGAACCAATGA
- a CDS encoding DUF1801 domain-containing protein — MQYKTPGAYILQTDAERRPALERLRDTINQNIPQGFQETIQYNMISWVIPLSRYPQGYHCTPHTPLPFLSIAVQKHYLAMYHSGLFMDPGLYDWFVGEYQKLGYKHKINMGKSCVRFKYLDEIPYDLIGELMSRISVDQFIARYEAGRSIR, encoded by the coding sequence ATGCAGTACAAAACGCCGGGAGCCTACATACTCCAAACCGATGCAGAACGCCGGCCGGCCCTAGAGAGATTGCGCGATACAATCAACCAGAATATTCCCCAAGGGTTCCAGGAGACCATCCAGTACAATATGATCAGCTGGGTGATTCCCCTGAGCCGCTATCCCCAGGGGTACCATTGCACCCCCCATACCCCCCTTCCCTTTTTGAGTATTGCCGTGCAGAAACATTATTTGGCAATGTACCACTCAGGGCTGTTTATGGACCCCGGGCTCTATGACTGGTTTGTGGGTGAGTATCAGAAGCTGGGGTACAAGCATAAGATTAACATGGGCAAAAGCTGCGTGCGCTTTAAGTACCTAGACGAGATCCCCTATGACCTCATAGGAGAACTCATGTCCCGGATAAGCGTGGATCAGTTCATTGCCCGATACGAGGCCGGCCGTTCGATTCGGTAG